The Colletotrichum higginsianum IMI 349063 chromosome 2, whole genome shotgun sequence genome has a segment encoding these proteins:
- a CDS encoding Ribosomal protein L23 has protein sequence MAPKDSKKGGASKAPKGTKQANNAAKATLKGAHGHYKNKVRYTTSFHRPKTLVVSRAPKYPRKSVPHEPRLDEHKVIVHPLNTESAMKKIEENNTLVFIVDVKSNKAQIKQALKKLYDIDTVKINTLIRPDGSKKAYARLTPDVDALDIAATKLALV, from the exons ATGGCCCCCAAGGACTCCAAGAAAG GCGGTGCCTCCAAGGCGCCCAAGGGCACCAAGCAGGCCAACAACGCTGCCAAGGCTACCCTCAAGGGT GCCCACGGTCACTACAAGAACAAGGTCCGCTACACCACCTCGTTCCACCGCCCCAAGaccctcgtcgtctcgcGCGCGCCCAAGTACCCCCGCAAGTCGGTCCCCCACGAGCCCCGCCTCGACGAGCACAAGGTCATCGTCCACCCCCTCAACACCGAGTCCGCCATGAAGAAGATTGAGGAGAACAACACCCTCGTGttcatcgtcgacgtcaaGTCCAACAAGGCCCAGATCAAGCAGGCCCTCAAGAAGCTCTACGACATCGACACCGTTAAGATCAACACCCTGATCCGCCCCGACGGCTCCAAGAAGGCCTACGCCCGTCTCACCCCTGATGTCGATGCTCTTGACATCGCCGCTACTAAGCTTGCCCTCGTTTAA
- a CDS encoding 25S rRNA adenine-N(1) methyltransferase codes for MGRNKPAGRLLSSGRPPTLKKAKSISRKETRTLINTHHTLQKKRQQALARNDQREAATIAEEISALGGLEGYQRASLQGQRVDRGGDSSRVLLDWFRSANIQPSDFTGNLTGKSDTHRRLRMLEVGALSTGNACSKSGFFDMELIDLNSQQAGILQQDFMERPLPKDDSEKFDIISLSLVLNYVPDHSLRGQMLLRTLSFLRQSEDDLSESARALFPSLFIVLPRSCVSNSRYFSQDRLVELMTLLGYVQLEGKVTNKLAYSFWKRLNAPCSPLPAVAKKELNPGPNRNNFTITLRGS; via the coding sequence ATGGGCAGGAACAAACCAGCCGGCAGGCTTCTATCAAGCGGCCGGCCCCCTACCCTAAAAAAAGCAAAGTCGATCTCGCGCAAGGAAACCAGGACTCTCATAAACACTCACCACACCTTACAGAAGAAACGCCAACAGGCACTGGCTCGAAACGATCAAAGGGAAGCGGCAACGATAGCCGAAGAAATTTCTGCCCTCGGCGGACTCGAGGGGTACCAGCGAGCCAGTCTCCAGGGGCAGAGGGTCGACCGCGGAGGGGACAGCTCCCGAGTCCTGCTGGACTGGTTTCGATCAGCCAATATTCAGCCCTCAGACTTTACCGGTAATCTAACGGGCAAGAGCGACACCCATCGCCGATTGCGAATGCTCGAGGTGGGGGCCCTCAGCACAGGCAACGCCTGCTCCAAGAGCGGCTTCTTCGACATGGAGCTCATTGACCTCAACAGCCAGCAGGCGGGCATCCTACAACAGGATTTCATGGAACGACCCCTCCCCAAGGATGATTCCGAAAAATTTGACATCATCTCACTCAGCTTGGTACTCAACTATGTCCCGGACCACTCCCTGCGCGGACAGATGCTTCTCCGCACGTTGTCGTTTCTCCGACAGTCGGAGGACGATCTCTCAGAGAGCGCCCGCGCCCTGTTCCCCTCCTTATTTATCGTTCTTCCCCGAAGTTGCGTCTCCAACTCGCGCTACTTCTCGCAGGATCGGCTTGTCGAGCTCATGACGCTGTTGGGCTACGTTCAGCTCGAGGGTAAGGTCACTAACAAACTGGCCTATTCCTTCTGGAAGAGACTGAACGCTCCATGCTCGCCATTGCCGGCAGTTGCCAAGAAGGAGCTTAACCCGGGTCCTAATCGAAACAACTTTACCATCACCCTCAGGGGATCTTAA
- a CDS encoding Enolase-phosphatase E1 — protein MNTTLSAVKVVLLDIEGTVCPISFVKDVLYPYAVDALPATLDKQWDNPDFAVYRNAFPEDCVSDRSAFEAHFRDLVRRDVKASYLKALQGYLWKEGYRSGEIKAPLFPDVSERLLSWRDAGLRLVIYSSGSVPAQKLFFGYTDAQPSDLTPLVSDWFDTVNAGLKTEPSSYASILSNFEDTKPEEWLFLSDNPHEVLAAIAAGMQSIPVVRPGNAPLPTDLNPTLQPIRDFNELEDLGSKH, from the exons ATGAATACAACTCTCAGCGCTGTCAAGGTCGTACTGCTTGACATCG AGGGTACCGTGTGTCCCATTTCCTTTGTCAAAGATGTACTT TACCCCTACGCCGTCGATGCTCTTCCGGCTACCCTAGACAAGCAGTGGGATAACCCCGACTTTGCTGTTTACCGGAATGCGTTCCCGGAAGATTGCGTGTCTGATCGATCCGCATTTGAGGCACACTTTCGCGACCTCGTGCGCCGCGACGTCAAGGCCTCGTACCTCAAGGCGCTCCAGGGATATCTCTGGAAGGAGGGCTACAGGTCGGGCGAAATTAAGGCACCTCTCTTTCCGGACGTTTCTGAGCGTCTCTTGTCATGGAGGGACGCCGGCTTGCGCCTTGTCATCTACTCCTCCGGCTCCGTCCCCGCCCAGAAGCTCTTCTTTGGCTACACTGATGCTCAGCCGTCGGACCTGACGCCCCTGGTCTCTGACTGGTTCGATACCGTCAACGCCGGCCTCAAGACTGAACCCAGCAGCTACGCCTCCATCCTCTCCAATTTTGAGGACACTAAGCCCGAGGAATGGCTGTTTCTCAGTGACAACCCCCACGAAGTCTtggccgccatcgcggcTGGAATGCAGAGCATACCCGTGGTTCGTCCTGGCAACGCGCCCCTTCCAACGGACCTGAACCCTACACTGCAGCCCATCAGAGACTTCAACGAGCTGGAGGACCTTGGATCAAAGCATTGA